From Prochlorococcus sp. MIT 1223, the proteins below share one genomic window:
- a CDS encoding alpha-hydroxy acid oxidase, whose product MRANVSSTNAVNVSDLRLLAKRRLPQMVFDYIDSGADREQTLSDNCTAYNQILFRPRCAVSTPNCDLSISVLDQSFKLPFILAPVGSSRMFFPKGEVVAAREAGIAGTGYSLSTLSGCRLEDVKEATNCPAWYQLYLLGGRDVALKTIERAKKAGFSAIVVTIDTPVSGLRERDVRNGTKELLSMNPLVMLPYIAQMLVKPCWLTEWLGDGGLMSFPNVQLENGPMGYTEIGPALEQSVVTWEDLKWIKDAWGGKIIVKGVHIGDDARKAIDYGADSIVVSNHGARQLDSVAPTIRVLPEIVRAANNEIDVLLDGGIRRGSDVIKALCLGAKGVLIGRAYAYGLAAAGGPGVARSIEILRSDILRTMKLLGCDSVSKLDPSFVTLPDEWGYN is encoded by the coding sequence ATGAGAGCCAATGTTTCATCGACAAATGCTGTCAATGTAAGTGACCTGCGTCTGTTGGCTAAGCGGCGCCTACCTCAAATGGTTTTTGATTATATAGATAGTGGAGCGGATAGAGAGCAGACATTGTCAGATAATTGCACTGCATATAATCAAATTTTATTTAGGCCAAGATGTGCCGTATCAACACCAAATTGTGATCTATCCATTTCGGTTTTGGATCAGAGTTTCAAGTTGCCTTTCATTCTTGCTCCAGTAGGAAGTAGTCGAATGTTTTTCCCTAAAGGTGAAGTGGTTGCAGCTCGTGAAGCTGGAATAGCAGGAACTGGCTATTCTCTTTCAACTTTATCTGGATGCAGATTAGAGGACGTAAAAGAGGCAACAAATTGTCCAGCTTGGTATCAGCTTTATTTACTAGGAGGCAGAGATGTTGCCCTTAAAACTATTGAAAGAGCTAAGAAGGCAGGTTTTTCAGCGATTGTTGTCACTATAGATACCCCAGTTTCTGGATTAAGAGAACGTGATGTAAGGAATGGGACCAAAGAATTGTTATCTATGAACCCTCTTGTGATGCTTCCTTATATTGCTCAAATGTTAGTCAAACCTTGTTGGTTAACTGAGTGGTTGGGAGATGGAGGTTTAATGAGTTTTCCCAATGTGCAATTAGAAAATGGACCTATGGGTTATACCGAGATTGGACCAGCCTTGGAACAATCGGTCGTAACTTGGGAAGATCTGAAATGGATCAAAGATGCATGGGGAGGAAAAATAATTGTTAAGGGAGTGCATATCGGAGACGATGCACGAAAAGCTATTGATTATGGTGCAGATTCAATAGTTGTTTCTAATCATGGTGCAAGACAACTTGATAGTGTCGCACCTACAATTAGGGTTCTTCCTGAGATAGTTAGAGCAGCAAATAATGAGATAGATGTTCTTTTGGATGGAGGAATTCGTCGAGGAAGTGATGTAATTAAAGCGCTTTGTTTAGGAGCTAAAGGTGTTTTAATTGGGAGAGCATATGCCTATGGACTTGCAGCCGCTGGTGGCCCTGGCGTGGCAAGATCGATAGAGATTCTACGTTCAGATATTTTGCGCACTATGAAATTACTTGGTTGTGATTCAGTTAGTAAATTAGATCCTTCATTTGTTACTCTTCCAGATGAATGGGGTTATAATTAA